The Athalia rosae chromosome 7, iyAthRosa1.1, whole genome shotgun sequence genome window below encodes:
- the LOC110117479 gene encoding putative gustatory receptor 28a, with the protein MLKTSNAHLTFLYRATKIFGLAPFALKNNMAVEGSAPDVLYPFFAAIFYLLSGIALSYVRLSANFSVNDRLSITTDVLTEQIGTVAVVAVILTNRSKRDVIVDVFNSFVEIDRILATLNIRQDYPGLFRTRARRFGYFYCLISMAENQLSIASWIFNDAITARHFLIILVSGNGMYFVFHLVLFLFANIMELITERCEQLNDALSALCSVERSRTPNSTRLNVADVGAVGFGRSEALERLKRIQELHHRVTELIDKTVDLFSLPVLATVGFYFANLVTLSFGIYMFTEVVWMAGTAVLWMIPLVLELYAVAVVSASVQNSVRRSPKILNGVWIKHRPHDLQNEIQMLSLQMLQTPVVVSAFGFFPLDYSILYTMFCTVVGYILIMIQFDNSRRDPAAKIKIRQSAWHRILPNYRAD; encoded by the exons atgctaaaaACGTCCAACGCTCACTTGACGTTCCTCTACCGCGCGACGAAAATCTTCGGCCTCGCGCCGTTCGCGTTGAAAAACAACATGGCCGTCGAAGGCTCCGCGCCGGACGTACTTTACCCCTTCTTCGCCGCCATCTTTTATCTGCTGAGCGGCATCGCCTTGTCCTACGTGAGACTCTCCGCGAATTTCTCCGTAAACGACAGGCTCTCGATTACCACCGACGTTCTGACGGAGCAAATTGGAACCGTGGCGGTCGTCGCGGTGATTCTAACCAATCGGAGCAAGCGGGACGTAATCGTCGACGTCTTCAATTCCTTCGTGGAAATCGACCGGATCCTCGCCACTCTGAACATCCGGCAGGACTACCCCGGCCTATTCAGGACCCGCGCCCGACGTTTCGGCTACTTTTACTGCCTGATATCGATGGCGGAGAACCAATTGTCCATCGCCAGTTGGATATTCAACGACGCCATTACCGCCCGCCATTTTCTGATAATTTTAGTTTCCGGCAACGGGATGTACTTCGTTTTTCACCTGGTCCTCTTCCTGTTCGCGAACATCATGGAATTGATAACGGAACGTTGCGAACAATTGAACGACGCTCTGTCCGCGTTGTGCAGCGTCGAAAGATCGAGGACACCGAACTCCACCCGTCTGAACGTAGCGGACGTCGGGGCCGTCGGGTTCGGCAGATCTGAGGCGTTGGAAAGGCTGAAGAGAATCCAAGAATTGCACCACCGCGTAACCGAATTGATAGATAAAACCGTGGATTTGTTCTCACTCCCCGTGCTCGCTACCGTAGGTTTCTATTTCGCGAATTTGGTGACGCTCTCCTTCGGGATTTACATGTTTACGGAGGTGGTCTGGATGGCCGGCACCGCGGTGCTCTGGATGATTCCGCTCGTCCTCGAACTATACGCCGTTGCCGTTGTCTCCGCCTCCGTTCAGAACTCG GTGAGGAGATCACCGAAAATTCTCAACGGCGTCTGGATCAAGCATCGCCCTCACGATCTGCAAAACGAG ATCCAAATGCTGTCTCTCCAGATGCTGCAGACGCCCGTCGTAGTTTCGGCTTTCGGTTTCTTCCCTCTGGACTATTCGATCCTCTACACG ATGTTCTGCACCGTCGTAGGCTACATTTTGATCATGATTCAATTCGATAATTCGAGAAGAGATCCCGCCGCCAAGATTAAAATTCGTCAGAGTGCGTGGCACCGAATTTTGCCAAACTATAGAGCTGATTGA
- the LOC105692930 gene encoding uncharacterized protein LOC105692930 — MTISAKVILNFGVCVALVSVPRAYPTLLKRDQLPESVVKLHEMSQISFTRYSDVPMLTLDEISQGFPWLKNAEIRARSDRREDAAQGASENAPKYVFYYAPSEVTLQTGNRPRTDAEKQKDGKNQRKESAWKRLEISDRKKSGDGLQGRRNVRPDPEAGKRKKNSKVKSKFERSKSGSGRKTNREYREGESVEESKRWPNYYSPKTPALYMQPPRLEYEDEEFWVGSEKRKPKKQADETGSDERLENHRTAKKRNKLKNSERDDNRKYLANHRPIYDREHDPLPEELTEESSDGRPARAHRRPIEAKKDHPKLSQDGERINFQIHGHEGPQTYIFGYDTGNGENRHFRLEERLRDGSVKGHYGFYDANGKLKMVEYKASPMNGYEEKHHAAENHKFEAENAR; from the exons ATGACAATTTCGGCCAAAGTTATT CTCAATTTCGGTGTCTGCGTCGCTCTCGTCTCGGTACCGAGGGCCTACCCGACGCTCTTGAAACGCGACCAGCTTCCGGAATCCGTAGTAAAACTGCACGAAATGTCCCAAATTTCCTTCACTCGGTATTCCGACGTCCCGATGCTGACCTTGGACGAAATATCCCAAGGTTTTCCGTGGCTGAAAAACGCCGAAATCCGCGCGCGCTCCGACCGCCGCGAAGACGCGGCCCAAGGGGCGTCGGAAAACGCGCCGAAATACGTTTTCTACTACGCGCCGTCCGAGGTGACTCTGCAGACCGGAAATCGGCCCAGAACTGACGCGGAGAAGCAGAAGGACGGGAAAAATCAGCGAAAAGAATCGGCGTGGAAGCGGCTCGAGATTTCCGATAGAAAGAAAAGTGGCGACGGTCTCCAGGGCCGTCGGAACGTGCGGCCTGACCCGGAGGCCGGAAAGCgcaaaaaaaactcgaaggtCAAGTCCAAGTTCGAAAGAAGCAAGAGCGGAAGCGGCAGGAAGACGAATCGCGAATACAGGGAGGGGGAGAGCGTCGAGGAATCGAAAAGATGGCCGAATTATTATAGCCCAAAAACGCCGGCGCTTTACATGCAGCCTCCGAGGTTGGAGtacgaagacgaagaattCTGGGTAGGTAGCGAAAAACGAAAGCCGAAGAAACAGGCCGATGAAACGGGGAGCGACGAGAGGCTCGAGAACCACAGGACGGCGAAAAAGCGGaacaagttgaaaaattcggaaCGGGACGATAACCGGAAGTATCTCGCTAACCACAGGCCGATTTACGACAGGGAGCACGATCCGCTTCCCGAAGAACTTACCGAAGAG AGCTCGGACGGCCGGCCCGCGAGAGCTCATAGACGTCCGATCGAGGCGAAGAAAGATCATCCGAAACTCTCGCAGGACGGTgagcgaataaattttcaaatacatgGACACGAGGGGCCGCAGACGTACATATTTGGATACGACACCGGAAACGG AGAGAACAGACACTTCCGTCTCGAGGAACGTCTCCGCGACGGATCTGTGAAAGGACATTACGGGTTCTACGATGCCAACGGTAAGTTAAAAATGGTGGAGTACAAAGCGAGCCCGATGAACGGATATGAGGAAAAGCACCACGCTGCCGAGAACCACAAATTCGAAGCGGAGAACGCGAGGTAA
- the LOC105684891 gene encoding uncharacterized protein LOC105684891 → MKLAVSLLVAALCLCQMAAAYSTLSNKLSDAKIDSMQQINSIVNPTLASIERATKESTAAGKDATRCYTQAKSELRTYSLDGFSALDTCRRNALNAYPISNESAILSHAITCNRGVVIKVRDGTWEVQRESNRCIAAL, encoded by the exons ATGAAGCTCGCAGTTTCTCTCCTCGTCGCCGCGTTGTGCCTTTGCCAG ATGGCGGCGGCCTACAGCACTCTGAGCAACAAATTGAGCGACGCCAAGATCGACTCGATGCAGCAGATAAATTCGATCGTGAATCCGACGCTCGCGAGCATCGAG CGAGCGACGAAGGAATCGACGGCGGCGGGCAAGGACGCTACGCGTTGTTACACCCAAGCAAAATCTGAACTCCGAACCTACAGTCTGGACGGATTCAGCGCACTGGACACGTGTCGTCGCAACGCTCTCAACGCTTATCCGATCAGCAACGAATCCGCGATACTC AGCCACGCAATCACCTGCAACCGCGGGGTGGTCATCAAAGTCAGAGATGGTACCTGGGAGGTACAACGAGAATCCAATCGTTGCATAGCCGCACTTTAG